The following proteins are encoded in a genomic region of Cataglyphis hispanica isolate Lineage 1 chromosome 1, ULB_Chis1_1.0, whole genome shotgun sequence:
- the LOC126848651 gene encoding REST corepressor 3: protein MVLAERNSENVRNGRRSRGPSPNAQTESSSEEDGVPAEKIRVGRDYQVIVPELVPVNERRLDQCPDRALLVWSPTTDIPDQKLDEYIILAKEKYGYNGEQALGMLFWHKHNLERAVLDLANFTPFPDEWTVEDKVLFEQAFQFHGKSFHRIRQMLPDKSIASLVKYYYGWKKTRSRTSLMDRQARKLTSGCKEGENGSENGSELGSNTDSESEEKKWTIHRGIRRGKNQAVPGSQGTDVKAPSDSENAPQVQGSCSNCGVACHSVRATPKGHACHSCYLHWRRTGVARPLTSMPGRTNKRKPPRGLVVNHDDLAALAGQPNQANNSLQAIDTEIVSLKRQIQANKQQVSALKRKTADGIDHLRPPEVSSRINARWTNDELLLAVQGIRKYGKDFAAIAEVIGTKTEAHLRSFFVNYRRRYNLDAVLKEFEAENGPIVIEDEKEEKMDVDQSNDTAESSQKGKTSTGPAQATK, encoded by the exons ATGGTCTTGGCAGAGAGAAACTCGGAAAATGTACGCAATGGTCGCAGATCGCGAGGCCCCAGCCCTAACGCACAGACGGAATCTTCCAGTGAAGAGGATGGAG TTCCAGCAGAGAAAATAAGAGTTGGACGAGATTACCAAGTGATTGTTCCTGAACTTGTTCCTGTTAatg aacgTAGATTGGATCAATGTCCTGATAGAGCATTATTAGTTTGGTCACCAACCACAGATATACCAGATCAGAAAC TTGatgaatacattatattagctaaagaaaaatatggttATAATGGAGAACAGGCATTGGGAATGCTATTTTGGCACAAACATAATTTGGAACGTGCAGTCTTGGATCTAGCAAATTTTACACCATTTCCTGATGAATGGACGGTTGaagataaagtattatttgaGCAAGCATTTCAATTTCATGGCAAGAGTTTTCATCGCATTCGGCAAAtg ctCCCTGACAAATCTATTGCAAGTCTTGTCAAATACTATTATGGCTGGAAAAAAACACGAAGTAGGACATCATTAATGGACAGGCAAGCACGAAAATTGACGAGCGGCTGTAAAGAAGGCGAGAATGGCAGCGAAAACGGAAGCGAGCTCGGCTCCAACACAGATAGCGAATCTGAAGAAAAA AAATGGACGATCCACCGCGGAATACGTCGTGGAAAGAACCAAGCTGTGCCAGGAAGCCAAGGCACTGATGTTAAGGCCCCATCCGACTCGGAAAACGCCCCTCAGGTTCAG GGCTCATGTAGCAACTGTGGCGTTGCATGCCATAGTGTTCGTGCGACGCCCAAAGGACACGCGTGTCATAGCTGCTATCTACATTGGAG GCGCACCGGTGTAGCGAGACCGTTAACTTCCATGCCGGGTCGTACGAATAAAAGAAAGCCACCTCGAGGCTTGGTTGTGAATCACGATGATTTGGCGGCTTTGGCTGGTCAACCAAACCAGGCCAACAACAGTTTGCAAGCGATCGACACTGAGATCGTTAGCCTAAAGCGTCAA ATACAAGCCAACAAACAACAAGTGAGCGCACTGAAACGAAAGACTGCCGATGGTATTGACCATCTACGACCACCGGAAGTATCGAGCCGTATAAATGCTCGTTGGACAAACGATGAATTGTTATTGGCTGTTCAAGGTATCAGAAAATATGGAAAGGATTTCGCCGCGATCGCTGAAGTTATCGGAACCAAAACTGAGGCACACTTACGatcattttttgttaattatcgaCGAAGATATAATTTGGACGCGGTTCTAAAAGAATTCGAGGCTGAAAACGGTCCTATAGTGATCgaagatgaaaaagaagagaag ATGGATGTTGATCAATCAAACGATACCGCAGAGTCATCTCAGAAGGGAAAAACTTCCACTGGGCCTGCACAAGCTACTAAATAA